A single Ctenopharyngodon idella isolate HZGC_01 chromosome 22, HZGC01, whole genome shotgun sequence DNA region contains:
- the clcnk gene encoding chloride channel K isoform X2, producing MDEICVNVKRLEENEEQCTHKDKTDPDTVEEKLISSNERSWKPWQQSRSRIRECVLYVKKVLVSFASMEWYCYALLGIITALMSFFMDMTVAKLLNAHQWLYGCLKGHHLLQFLCWTLYPACLCALSTGFAHSICPFSAGSGVPEARAILLGMDMPDYLSLSNLFAKLFGLICTLASGSTVFLGKVGPFVHLSVMVGAFMNRLHVSCRGGKQRAAKGEMLVVASAVGVASCFGAPVSGVLFSIEVMGTHYSVRDYCPCFFAAACGAITFRLLSVCSRDQETIQALFKTSFSSDLPYQPFEIFIFALLGLFCSILSCIYLFFHRWALRFVKTNKPISRFLATEKALYSAIVAFLLACFTFYHSAGHFIAAELTMKQLLTSLLDGNSWYTVSQNASVLPEPQNTFWQAWNPPGRSYFQTLGFFITAKVGLLVVACTLPLPAGYFMPVFVYGAAVGRLVGEGSAYLLSDGISSTKSLINPGGYALAGAAAFSGAVTHTLSPALLALEMTGQCSHAVPALVATLVSNAVARAKHRPSFYDGLSLIKQLPHLPSLIRACPKLANVQIKRFAVPAGAVLKRTETLTSVQHILNDSTDTEVPVVDSHDSPILLGTINKSQLRECLEEHRNEGSCKQLEEVCSIQPVRLHLTPETTVKQAHCIMSVTGEQRLFITESGRLCGVITWKEMKKIIEEMAKEV from the exons ATGGATGAGATTTGTGTAAATGTAAAGCGtcttgaagaaaatgaagaacaatGCACACATAAAGATAAGACAGACCCAGATACGGTGGAGGAAAAGCTAATCAGCTCTAATGAGCGTTCATGGAAACCATGGCAACAATCGCGGTCACGCATCAGAG AGTGTGTGCTATATGTGAAGAAGGTTCTGGTGTCTTTTGCTAGCATGGAGTGGTACTGTTATGCCCTTTTAGGGATCATCACCGCTCTAATGAGCTTCTTCATGGACATGACTGTGGCCAAGCTGCTAAATG CTCACCAATGGCTGTACGGTTGTCTGAAGGGTCACCACCTGCTGCAGTTCCTCTGCTGGACGCTTTACCCAGCCTGCCTCTGTGCTCTGTCCACCGGCTTTGCCCACAGTATCTGCCCATTCTCTGCAG GCTCTGGTGTTCCTGAGGCGAGGGCTATTCTCTTAGGGATGGACATGCCAGATTATCTGTCCCTCTCCAATCTGTTTGCTAAACTGTTTGGCCTGATATGCACACTAGCTTCAGGCAGCACAGTCTTTCTCGGCAAAGTG GGTCCATTTGTCCATTTATCTGTCATGGTGGGTGCGTTCATGAATCGCCTGCATGTTTCCTGTCGTGGTGGAAAGCAG AGAGCAGCTAAAGGAGAAATGCTGGTTGTGGCGTCAGCAGTGGGCGTCGCGAGCTGTTTTGGGGCTCCAGTCAGTG GCGTTCTGTTCAGTATAGAGGTGATGGGGACTCATTATTCAGTCAGAGATTACTGTCCCTGCTTCTTTGCAGCAGCTTGCGGAGCAATCACCTTCAGGCTGCTTTCTGTCTGTAGTAGAGATCAAG AAACAATCCAGGCCCTGTTTAAAACCAGCTTCTCTAGTGATCTGCCTTACCAGCCTTTTGAAATATTCATTTTCGCTCTGCTTGG GCTGTTCTGCAGTATTCTCAGCTGTATTTACTTATTCTTTCATCGCTGGGCTCTGCGTTttgtcaaaacaaacaaacccatCAGCAGATTTCTGGCAACAGA AAAGGCACTTTATTCAGCCATTGTGGCATTTCTCCTAGCCTGCTTTACGTTTTATCACTCAGCGGGACATTTCATTGCTGCTGAG CTTACAATGAAACAGCTGCTTACTTCACTGTTAGACGGCAATTCCTGGTACACCGTTTCCCAGAATGCCTCTGTCCTGCCTGAGCCTCAGAACACATTCTGGCAGGCTTGGAACCCACCTGGCAGAAGTTACTTCCAAACACTAGGATTTTTCATTACTGCGaag GTTGGGCTGTTGGTCGTGGCTTGTACTTTGCCTTTACCTGCTGGCTATTTCATGCCAGTTTTTGTTTACG GTGCTGCAGTGGGGCGTTTAGTAGGCGAGGGCTCGGCCTATCTGCTCTCAGATGGAATCTCATCAACAAAGAGTTTGATAAACCCGGGCGGCTATGCTTTAGCAG gaGCAGCCGCCTTCTCTGGGGCTGTGACACACACGCTCTCTCCTGCCCTATTGGCTCTGGAAATGACCGGCCAATGCTCACACGCAGTCCCTGCTCTGGTTGCTACGCTGGTATCCAACGCAGTAGCTCGCGCAAAGCACCGTCCATCTTTCTACGATGGTCTATCCCTTATTAAACAGCTTCCGCACTTGCCATCTCTCATCCGGGCTTGTCCAAA GTTGGCCAATGTTCAGATCAAGCGGTTTGCAGTCCCAGCGGGAGCCGTGCTGAAGAGGACAGAGACACTGACAAGTGTGCAGCACATCCTAAACGACAGCACAGACACTGAAGTTCCTGTGGTGGACTCTCACG ACTCCCCTATTCTCCTGGGAACAATCAACAAATCACAGCTGCGGGAGTGTCTGGAAGAGCATAGAAATGAG ggttCATGTAAACAGCTAGAAGAAGTATGTTCTATTCAACCTGTACGGCTACATCTGACTCCTGAAACCACCGTAAAGCAG GCTCATTGTATCATGAGTGTC
- the clcnk gene encoding chloride channel K isoform X1, with product MHIAFQTMDEICVNVKRLEENEEQCTHKDKTDPDTVEEKLISSNERSWKPWQQSRSRIRECVLYVKKVLVSFASMEWYCYALLGIITALMSFFMDMTVAKLLNAHQWLYGCLKGHHLLQFLCWTLYPACLCALSTGFAHSICPFSAGSGVPEARAILLGMDMPDYLSLSNLFAKLFGLICTLASGSTVFLGKVGPFVHLSVMVGAFMNRLHVSCRGGKQRAAKGEMLVVASAVGVASCFGAPVSGVLFSIEVMGTHYSVRDYCPCFFAAACGAITFRLLSVCSRDQETIQALFKTSFSSDLPYQPFEIFIFALLGLFCSILSCIYLFFHRWALRFVKTNKPISRFLATEKALYSAIVAFLLACFTFYHSAGHFIAAELTMKQLLTSLLDGNSWYTVSQNASVLPEPQNTFWQAWNPPGRSYFQTLGFFITAKVGLLVVACTLPLPAGYFMPVFVYGAAVGRLVGEGSAYLLSDGISSTKSLINPGGYALAGAAAFSGAVTHTLSPALLALEMTGQCSHAVPALVATLVSNAVARAKHRPSFYDGLSLIKQLPHLPSLIRACPKLANVQIKRFAVPAGAVLKRTETLTSVQHILNDSTDTEVPVVDSHDSPILLGTINKSQLRECLEEHRNEGSCKQLEEVCSIQPVRLHLTPETTVKQAHCIMSVTGEQRLFITESGRLCGVITWKEMKKIIEEMAKEV from the exons ATGCATATTGCATTTCAGACAATGGATGAGATTTGTGTAAATGTAAAGCGtcttgaagaaaatgaagaacaatGCACACATAAAGATAAGACAGACCCAGATACGGTGGAGGAAAAGCTAATCAGCTCTAATGAGCGTTCATGGAAACCATGGCAACAATCGCGGTCACGCATCAGAG AGTGTGTGCTATATGTGAAGAAGGTTCTGGTGTCTTTTGCTAGCATGGAGTGGTACTGTTATGCCCTTTTAGGGATCATCACCGCTCTAATGAGCTTCTTCATGGACATGACTGTGGCCAAGCTGCTAAATG CTCACCAATGGCTGTACGGTTGTCTGAAGGGTCACCACCTGCTGCAGTTCCTCTGCTGGACGCTTTACCCAGCCTGCCTCTGTGCTCTGTCCACCGGCTTTGCCCACAGTATCTGCCCATTCTCTGCAG GCTCTGGTGTTCCTGAGGCGAGGGCTATTCTCTTAGGGATGGACATGCCAGATTATCTGTCCCTCTCCAATCTGTTTGCTAAACTGTTTGGCCTGATATGCACACTAGCTTCAGGCAGCACAGTCTTTCTCGGCAAAGTG GGTCCATTTGTCCATTTATCTGTCATGGTGGGTGCGTTCATGAATCGCCTGCATGTTTCCTGTCGTGGTGGAAAGCAG AGAGCAGCTAAAGGAGAAATGCTGGTTGTGGCGTCAGCAGTGGGCGTCGCGAGCTGTTTTGGGGCTCCAGTCAGTG GCGTTCTGTTCAGTATAGAGGTGATGGGGACTCATTATTCAGTCAGAGATTACTGTCCCTGCTTCTTTGCAGCAGCTTGCGGAGCAATCACCTTCAGGCTGCTTTCTGTCTGTAGTAGAGATCAAG AAACAATCCAGGCCCTGTTTAAAACCAGCTTCTCTAGTGATCTGCCTTACCAGCCTTTTGAAATATTCATTTTCGCTCTGCTTGG GCTGTTCTGCAGTATTCTCAGCTGTATTTACTTATTCTTTCATCGCTGGGCTCTGCGTTttgtcaaaacaaacaaacccatCAGCAGATTTCTGGCAACAGA AAAGGCACTTTATTCAGCCATTGTGGCATTTCTCCTAGCCTGCTTTACGTTTTATCACTCAGCGGGACATTTCATTGCTGCTGAG CTTACAATGAAACAGCTGCTTACTTCACTGTTAGACGGCAATTCCTGGTACACCGTTTCCCAGAATGCCTCTGTCCTGCCTGAGCCTCAGAACACATTCTGGCAGGCTTGGAACCCACCTGGCAGAAGTTACTTCCAAACACTAGGATTTTTCATTACTGCGaag GTTGGGCTGTTGGTCGTGGCTTGTACTTTGCCTTTACCTGCTGGCTATTTCATGCCAGTTTTTGTTTACG GTGCTGCAGTGGGGCGTTTAGTAGGCGAGGGCTCGGCCTATCTGCTCTCAGATGGAATCTCATCAACAAAGAGTTTGATAAACCCGGGCGGCTATGCTTTAGCAG gaGCAGCCGCCTTCTCTGGGGCTGTGACACACACGCTCTCTCCTGCCCTATTGGCTCTGGAAATGACCGGCCAATGCTCACACGCAGTCCCTGCTCTGGTTGCTACGCTGGTATCCAACGCAGTAGCTCGCGCAAAGCACCGTCCATCTTTCTACGATGGTCTATCCCTTATTAAACAGCTTCCGCACTTGCCATCTCTCATCCGGGCTTGTCCAAA GTTGGCCAATGTTCAGATCAAGCGGTTTGCAGTCCCAGCGGGAGCCGTGCTGAAGAGGACAGAGACACTGACAAGTGTGCAGCACATCCTAAACGACAGCACAGACACTGAAGTTCCTGTGGTGGACTCTCACG ACTCCCCTATTCTCCTGGGAACAATCAACAAATCACAGCTGCGGGAGTGTCTGGAAGAGCATAGAAATGAG ggttCATGTAAACAGCTAGAAGAAGTATGTTCTATTCAACCTGTACGGCTACATCTGACTCCTGAAACCACCGTAAAGCAG GCTCATTGTATCATGAGTGTC